One genomic segment of Verrucomicrobiota bacterium includes these proteins:
- the ilvD gene encoding dihydroxy-acid dehydratase, producing MKTAASKSSRRSFSQPKRLARAYSSIVVDGPERAPSRAMLHAVGFQKDDFRKSQIGVASTWGMVTPCNMHIDQLAVQVAQGVNESGGKAIVFNTITISDGISMGTEGMKYSLVSREVIADSIETVVGCEGMDGLVAIGGCDKNMPGCLMAIARLNRPAVFVYGGTILPGCFQSKPVDIVSVFEAVGAHANRKMTDGELSDLEGCAIPGPGSCGGMYTANTMASAIEALGMSLPNSSAQAAVSKEKSEDCHRAGAAVMDLIKAGLRPRDIMTRKAFENAITVVIALGGSTNAVLHLLAMAHAAGVKLALDDFTRIGKRVPVLADLKPSGKYVMAELVRIGGLTPLMRMLLDRGLLHGDCLTVTGKTVAENLRNARPYPPNQDVVRSFENPVKKDGHLVILYGNLARTGAVAKISGKEGLRFTGKARVFESEEKALKAILDGTVKKGDVVVIRSEGPKGGPGMREMLSPTSAIMGKGLGKDVALITDGRFSGGSHGFVVGHITPEAFGGGVIAVVKNGDPITIDAEKREISLDLPAKEIKARLAKWRPPKPRYTRGVLAKYAKLVNSAHLGAVTDANF from the coding sequence ATGAAAACAGCCGCTTCCAAAAGTTCTCGCCGCTCATTCAGCCAACCCAAGCGTCTCGCCCGCGCCTATTCGTCCATCGTCGTGGACGGCCCGGAACGCGCGCCCAGCCGGGCCATGCTGCATGCGGTGGGTTTCCAGAAGGACGATTTTCGGAAGTCGCAAATCGGCGTCGCTTCCACCTGGGGCATGGTCACGCCGTGCAACATGCACATCGATCAACTCGCAGTTCAGGTCGCGCAAGGGGTAAACGAGTCCGGCGGCAAGGCGATCGTTTTCAATACGATCACGATTTCGGACGGCATCTCGATGGGCACGGAAGGAATGAAATATTCGCTGGTCTCGCGCGAGGTCATCGCCGATTCCATCGAAACAGTCGTCGGTTGCGAAGGCATGGACGGTCTGGTCGCGATCGGCGGGTGCGACAAAAACATGCCGGGCTGTTTGATGGCGATCGCGCGGTTGAACCGGCCAGCTGTGTTCGTGTATGGCGGGACGATTCTGCCGGGCTGCTTTCAAAGCAAACCCGTCGATATCGTTTCGGTGTTTGAAGCCGTGGGAGCCCATGCCAACCGGAAGATGACCGACGGCGAGCTTTCCGACCTCGAAGGGTGCGCGATTCCGGGGCCGGGTTCGTGCGGCGGGATGTACACCGCGAACACGATGGCGTCCGCCATCGAGGCGCTCGGCATGAGCTTGCCCAACAGTTCCGCGCAAGCGGCGGTCTCCAAGGAAAAGAGCGAAGATTGTCATCGGGCGGGCGCCGCGGTGATGGATCTGATCAAAGCGGGCCTTCGGCCGCGCGACATCATGACGAGAAAGGCGTTTGAGAATGCGATCACAGTCGTCATCGCCTTGGGCGGCTCGACCAACGCCGTGCTGCACCTGCTCGCCATGGCGCACGCGGCCGGAGTGAAGCTCGCGCTCGACGATTTCACCCGCATTGGCAAACGGGTGCCCGTGCTGGCTGACCTCAAGCCCAGCGGAAAATACGTCATGGCGGAATTGGTCCGAATCGGAGGGCTGACCCCGCTGATGCGGATGCTTCTCGATCGAGGGTTGCTGCACGGAGATTGCCTCACGGTGACCGGCAAGACGGTCGCGGAGAATCTGCGGAATGCCCGGCCTTATCCGCCGAACCAGGACGTGGTGCGCAGCTTCGAGAATCCGGTGAAGAAAGACGGCCATCTGGTCATTCTCTACGGCAATCTCGCGCGCACGGGGGCCGTGGCCAAAATCAGCGGCAAAGAAGGACTGCGATTCACCGGGAAAGCGCGAGTGTTCGAGTCCGAGGAGAAAGCGCTGAAGGCCATTCTCGATGGCACGGTCAAAAAGGGCGACGTCGTCGTGATTCGTTCGGAGGGCCCCAAGGGTGGCCCTGGCATGCGCGAAATGCTTTCGCCGACTTCAGCCATCATGGGCAAAGGATTGGGCAAGGACGTCGCGCTGATTACCGACGGCAGGTTTTCCGGCGGCAGCCACGGCTTTGTGGTTGGACATATTACCCCGGAGGCGTTCGGCGGCGGAGTGATCGCGGTGGTGAAGAACGGCGACCCGATCACGATCGACGCCGAGAAACGGGAGATTTCACTCGACCTTCCGGCCAAGGAGATCAAGGCGCGCCTGGCCAAATGGCGTCCGCCTAAGCCGCGCTACACGCGGGGTGTCCTCGCGAAATACGCGAAGCTGGTGAACTCCGCCCACCTGGGCGCGGTGACGGATGCGAATTTTTGA
- a CDS encoding DUF4071 domain-containing protein: MPLWLRGSNSSQLSKQRLAEARKQGKEAVRQTGRAVRTRGVEDVGVIIDLLLSYRAVECWPEMIDLAKGLAGPLASTAMVQEQLALALNREGKTEEAVKVLDNLVRRHGITSETSGILGRVYKDAAERYRPIDEKKASVYLEKAIESYLRGFEFDAKDAYPGINAVTLMELRDQPNRPKDLIPRISEALERQIASGKADYWDYATQLEIAVLLGEEKTAKSALQMAVATDRETWEPKSTANNLNLIRNARLRRELRSAQEAANAAGAAAGRQQVQTGAGQRAAARSAQRAEQTARRDAEQAAKQKADWVEKIEKDLLAHAEFLSS, from the coding sequence TTGCCGCTGTGGCTTCGAGGCTCGAATTCGTCACAGCTTTCGAAGCAACGCCTGGCTGAAGCGCGGAAACAAGGCAAAGAAGCAGTTCGCCAGACCGGAAGGGCCGTCAGGACGCGTGGTGTTGAGGACGTGGGGGTGATCATTGACCTCCTTCTCTCTTACCGCGCCGTAGAGTGTTGGCCGGAGATGATCGATCTTGCCAAAGGCCTGGCCGGTCCGCTGGCCTCAACCGCCATGGTTCAGGAACAACTGGCTCTGGCCCTAAATCGGGAGGGTAAGACGGAGGAGGCGGTCAAAGTCTTGGACAACCTTGTTAGACGGCACGGGATCACAAGTGAAACGAGCGGGATTCTGGGGCGCGTGTACAAGGACGCGGCGGAAAGATACCGCCCGATCGATGAGAAGAAAGCGAGCGTGTACTTGGAGAAGGCCATTGAGTCGTATCTAAGGGGTTTTGAGTTTGACGCGAAGGATGCTTACCCAGGTATCAACGCGGTCACGCTTATGGAATTGAGAGATCAACCGAATCGTCCAAAGGATCTTATTCCAAGAATCTCGGAAGCTCTGGAGCGCCAGATTGCCTCCGGCAAGGCCGACTATTGGGATTATGCGACTCAACTCGAGATTGCGGTTCTGCTCGGAGAGGAGAAGACCGCAAAAAGCGCTCTCCAAATGGCGGTCGCCACCGATCGAGAAACCTGGGAACCCAAAAGCACGGCAAATAACCTGAACTTGATCCGAAATGCACGACTCAGGCGAGAATTGAGATCGGCTCAAGAGGCGGCGAATGCCGCCGGTGCCGCCGCCGGCAGACAGCAAGTCCAGACAGGAGCCGGCCAAAGGGCTGCCGCGAGGAGTGCGCAAAGGGCGGAGCAGACGGCGCGTCGTGACGCTGAGCAAGCGGCGAAACAAAAGGCAGATTGGGTCGAGAAAATCGAAAAGGATCTCCTGGCTCACGCGGAATTCCTGTCCTCCTGA
- a CDS encoding PQQ-like beta-propeller repeat protein — translation MSENCAGSCGEGFWLWPRRRGPSIPNAGCKDRANAGHGQKTRRPEGFRAKGRLASLLLSRRSREDILLRCASPSGLWRENRTPRNFRTRSYVPTPLFYEGRVYLVKNGGLVSCFDAKTGQAAYQEESLGALGDYYASPVAANGKICVASQPGVVVIYRAGESLEVLARNNFGEPILATPAIVEDTLYVRTENHFYAFAHVAGEHGKRE, via the coding sequence GTGTCCGAAAATTGCGCGGGGTCCTGCGGCGAGGGATTTTGGCTGTGGCCAAGGCGGCGAGGTCCGAGCATCCCCAACGCGGGCTGTAAGGACCGAGCCAACGCAGGCCACGGACAAAAGACCCGCCGCCCGGAGGGTTTTCGCGCCAAAGGCCGCCTGGCTTCGTTGCTCCTCAGTCGAAGATCCAGGGAGGATATTCTCCTTCGTTGCGCCTCGCCATCCGGCCTTTGGCGCGAAAACAGGACCCCGCGGAATTTTCGGACACGCTCTTACGTCCCCACGCCGCTGTTCTACGAAGGCCGGGTTTACCTGGTGAAAAACGGCGGGCTGGTTTCTTGCTTTGACGCGAAGACCGGTCAGGCCGCCTATCAGGAGGAAAGCCTCGGCGCCCTTGGGGATTACTATGCCTCGCCCGTGGCCGCGAATGGAAAAATCTGTGTGGCGTCGCAGCCGGGCGTGGTGGTGATTTACCGCGCCGGCGAATCGCTGGAGGTGCTGGCCCGAAACAACTTCGGCGAGCCGATCCTGGCCACGCCCGCCATCGTGGAGGACACTCTCTACGTGCGGACGGAGAACCACTTCTACGCTTTTGCCCATGTAGCAGGCGAACATGGAAAGCGCGAATAG
- a CDS encoding sugar phosphate isomerase/epimerase, translating into MPVSLAATATAWRTRVGTRDDPASRSSRPFEHPLPADRSRHPDRRRDAARLHGLEIASLAIAEMNNIPLKSDPRAAIWLLDALDVMQKLGVKVLLVAQFYKGDLKGDAAGIDRTVDILKEAAPRAEKAGVILGLENYLSAEENLNIIQRVGSRAVQVYYDVGNSTDKGYDIYKEIRLLKGQICEFHFKDAGFLLGQGRIDFAKVREAIDEIGFSGWAQIEAAAPKDLVSDYQADLKYLRNCFS; encoded by the coding sequence ATTCCGGTCTCTCTCGCGGCCACAGCAACGGCGTGGCGAACCCGCGTCGGTACTCGGGACGATCCAGCTTCCAGATCGTCTCGCCCGTTTGAGCATCCACTGCCAGCAGATAGGAGCCGACATCCTGATCGCAGGCGAGACGCCGCCAGACTGCACGGTTTGGAAATCGCGTCGCTCGCGATTGCGGAGATGAACAACATCCCATTGAAGAGCGACCCGCGCGCCGCCATCTGGCTGCTCGACGCGCTCGACGTCATGCAGAAGCTTGGCGTGAAGGTGTTGCTCGTGGCCCAGTTCTACAAAGGCGACCTCAAGGGCGACGCGGCGGGCATCGACCGCACCGTGGACATTCTGAAGGAAGCCGCCCCGCGCGCCGAGAAAGCCGGAGTGATTTTGGGTCTGGAGAATTACCTGAGCGCGGAGGAAAACCTGAACATCATTCAGCGGGTCGGATCGAGAGCCGTTCAAGTTTACTACGACGTCGGCAATTCTACGGACAAAGGCTACGACATCTACAAAGAGATCCGGCTGCTCAAAGGACAGATTTGCGAGTTCCATTTCAAGGACGCCGGGTTCCTGCTCGGCCAGGGCCGAATTGATTTCGCGAAGGTTCGGGAGGCGATCGACGAGATTGGATTCTCCGGTTGGGCGCAAATCGAAGCCGCCGCGCCGAAGGACCTGGTCTCGGATTACCAGGCCGACCTCAAGTATCTGCGCAACTGCTTTTCTTGA
- a CDS encoding DEAD/DEAH box helicase — protein sequence MAATQKKQTEAAVPSPHNWRTTDQDEINRRRSRAQTETFAIANLDPRHPIFSNFRVQSPSGLAYSVEIRDLRERQFACDCVDFRINGLGTCKHAEAVLLHLEGRFKRLFKAAQQNGSPRIDVVPDGGTGALRCVIPHGPPPRPVRDWFNAEGQLKNGSPEDAIAALEHLGQADCPALRISQEVAPWLESRRRAEERLQLRREYEFKVHNSEWPAQETKVPLFPYQREGMLHLAFTERALLADEMGLGKTIQAIAACALLHRLSRAQRALVVTPASLKTEWEEQIQRFTDLPYQIVFGPRHERLRNYAGAPFFTLVNYEQMLADSLEVNARLRPDIVVLDEAQRIKNWSTKTTQAIKRLRSRYAFVLTGTPIENRIDEMHSLMDFLEPSVLGPLFRFNREFYELDDRGRPAGYRNLDKLHERIRPHMLRRRKADVETELPDRTDRNHFVPMSPQQQAAYENHEGVVARLANIARRRPLSQQEQDKLMRHLAMMRMTCDTNYILDQDDKVCPKLAEIEKLLEECRENDAKVIIFSEWERMLELVRGLCERMDLGFAWHTGTVPQRRRRGEINAFKSDPHCRAFLSTDSGAAGLNLQVASVVINCDLPWNPAKLEQRIARAWRKHQTRSVTVINLVSEKTIEHRMLETLANKQALSDGVLDLKGDLKEIKLRTGRQAFLSKLEQLMSSNGTARGKPDASLSKDRNLSSPLPADRPLGFAQRALDQLNGALVRCEERYPAQGAHSVLYVVVDREAAQWREKLGALHEQFFGAGQSDPLAPVQLEVIDRATHEALERLAAAGLITPTARGSRPLFPATDSASASTLLTPEEQAKAQAHRTQAARKMKMARLLGAGGLDDEARTALLESAWALSRALAVEQRMPEPAEFKDALLPPLSHCWREALAPLRRCAGDAAAPWQPVADALDRV from the coding sequence ATGGCTGCAACTCAGAAGAAGCAAACGGAAGCCGCCGTGCCTTCGCCACACAACTGGCGCACGACGGATCAGGACGAAATCAACCGGCGCCGGTCCCGGGCGCAGACCGAAACGTTCGCCATCGCCAACCTCGATCCGCGTCATCCCATCTTCTCGAACTTCCGCGTCCAATCGCCCAGCGGCCTGGCCTACTCGGTCGAGATTCGCGATTTGCGCGAGCGCCAGTTCGCTTGCGATTGCGTGGATTTCCGAATCAACGGGCTCGGCACGTGCAAGCACGCCGAAGCGGTGCTGCTGCACCTGGAAGGCCGGTTCAAACGCCTTTTCAAGGCCGCCCAGCAGAATGGCTCCCCCCGGATCGATGTCGTCCCCGATGGCGGAACGGGAGCGCTGCGTTGCGTGATCCCCCACGGGCCGCCGCCCCGTCCCGTGCGCGATTGGTTCAATGCGGAAGGCCAGCTCAAGAACGGTTCTCCCGAGGATGCGATCGCCGCTTTGGAACACCTGGGCCAGGCCGATTGTCCCGCATTGCGCATCTCCCAAGAAGTCGCGCCCTGGCTTGAATCCCGCCGCCGAGCCGAGGAACGGCTTCAACTCAGACGCGAGTACGAATTCAAGGTCCACAACAGCGAATGGCCTGCGCAAGAAACGAAAGTCCCGCTGTTCCCCTACCAGCGGGAAGGCATGCTGCACCTCGCGTTCACGGAACGCGCGCTGCTGGCGGATGAAATGGGCCTGGGCAAAACGATCCAGGCCATCGCCGCTTGCGCGCTGCTGCATCGGTTGAGCCGGGCGCAACGCGCGCTCGTGGTCACGCCCGCGTCATTGAAAACCGAGTGGGAGGAGCAAATCCAGCGGTTCACGGATTTGCCTTACCAGATCGTCTTCGGCCCTCGGCACGAGCGGTTGCGGAACTATGCAGGCGCGCCGTTCTTCACGCTGGTGAATTACGAGCAGATGCTGGCGGACTCGCTGGAGGTGAATGCCCGGCTGCGTCCGGACATCGTCGTGCTCGACGAAGCGCAGCGCATCAAGAATTGGAGCACGAAGACCACCCAGGCGATCAAGCGGCTCCGCAGCCGCTACGCGTTCGTGCTCACCGGGACGCCCATCGAGAACCGCATCGACGAAATGCATTCGCTCATGGATTTCCTCGAACCCTCCGTGCTCGGACCGCTCTTCCGGTTCAACCGCGAGTTCTATGAACTCGACGACCGCGGGCGGCCCGCCGGATACCGCAACCTGGACAAACTTCACGAGCGCATCCGCCCGCACATGCTGCGCCGCCGCAAGGCCGACGTGGAAACCGAATTGCCCGACCGCACCGACCGCAATCATTTCGTCCCCATGAGCCCGCAGCAGCAGGCCGCGTACGAAAACCACGAGGGCGTCGTCGCGCGTTTGGCCAACATCGCCAGGCGCCGCCCGTTGAGCCAGCAAGAGCAGGACAAACTCATGCGCCACCTCGCCATGATGCGCATGACCTGCGACACCAATTACATCCTGGATCAGGACGACAAGGTCTGCCCGAAGCTTGCCGAGATCGAGAAGCTGCTCGAAGAGTGCCGCGAGAACGATGCCAAGGTCATCATCTTTTCGGAGTGGGAACGGATGCTCGAACTCGTGCGCGGGCTTTGCGAACGGATGGACCTGGGTTTCGCCTGGCATACCGGAACGGTGCCGCAGCGCCGCCGCCGCGGGGAGATCAACGCCTTCAAGAGCGACCCACATTGCCGCGCGTTCCTCAGCACGGACTCTGGCGCGGCCGGCCTCAACCTCCAGGTGGCCAGCGTCGTCATTAATTGCGACTTGCCCTGGAACCCGGCCAAGTTGGAGCAACGCATCGCTCGCGCCTGGCGCAAGCATCAGACGCGCTCCGTGACGGTCATCAATCTCGTCTCGGAAAAGACGATCGAACATCGCATGCTGGAAACGCTGGCCAACAAGCAGGCGCTCTCCGATGGCGTGCTCGATCTGAAGGGCGACTTGAAGGAGATCAAACTGCGCACCGGCCGCCAGGCTTTCCTCTCGAAACTGGAACAGCTCATGTCGTCCAATGGAACCGCCCGGGGCAAACCGGATGCATCGCTCTCCAAGGATCGGAATCTTAGCTCTCCGTTGCCGGCCGACCGCCCCTTGGGCTTCGCCCAGAGGGCACTGGACCAACTCAACGGCGCGCTGGTCCGATGCGAAGAACGGTACCCGGCGCAGGGCGCGCATTCGGTGCTCTACGTTGTCGTCGATCGCGAGGCTGCCCAGTGGCGGGAGAAGCTCGGCGCATTGCATGAACAGTTCTTCGGCGCCGGCCAGAGCGATCCTTTGGCTCCGGTTCAACTTGAAGTCATCGACCGCGCAACGCACGAAGCGCTCGAAAGGCTGGCGGCTGCGGGCCTCATCACCCCCACTGCACGCGGAAGCCGGCCGTTATTCCCGGCGACGGACTCGGCCTCCGCCTCAACCCTGCTCACACCGGAAGAGCAGGCGAAAGCTCAGGCTCATCGCACGCAGGCGGCGCGCAAAATGAAAATGGCCCGGCTGCTCGGTGCCGGGGGACTCGACGACGAAGCGCGGACCGCACTCCTGGAATCCGCGTGGGCCTTAAGCCGAGCCCTGGCTGTCGAACAGCGAATGCCTGAACCCGCCGAATTCAAAGACGCGTTGCTACCGCCTCTGTCTCATTGCTGGCGCGAAGCGCTCGCGCCCTTGCGCCGCTGCGCGGGAGACGCCGCCGCGCCCTGGCAGCCTGTGGCCGACGCGCTCGATCGCGTCTGA